The Nitriliruptor alkaliphilus DSM 45188 genome includes a region encoding these proteins:
- a CDS encoding glycosyltransferase family 4 protein, whose protein sequence is MRVALVSPYALTVPGGVQAHVTALAAALRRDQHEVVVIGPGDARAGRTGELTVGVGRPFAVPFNGSVAPIALWPLAARSTRRAIAAVEPDVIHVHEPLVPWVGLAAATTSSAPVIGTFHAWSDSSRLYRTARPVARRIAEGLAVRLAVSEAAAGYHAGALGLPTSRFRLVPNGVDVARFADAEPFADLVDPARPALLFVGRLERRKGLEPLVRAFTRLKTDRPELRLIVVGDGPERERCEGLLPAGLRSDVRFLGRVDHDDLPRYYASCDLAIQPSLGGESFGIVLLEAMAAGKPLVASDIPGYRTVASDGRQGRLVAPNDPAALATAIGALLDNPALRTAMADDGRRTVAEYDWSRVAARVADVYREARAG, encoded by the coding sequence GTGAGGGTCGCGCTGGTCTCGCCCTACGCCCTCACCGTCCCGGGGGGCGTCCAGGCGCACGTCACGGCCCTGGCGGCCGCGCTGCGCCGCGACCAGCACGAGGTGGTGGTGATCGGTCCCGGCGACGCGCGAGCGGGGCGGACCGGGGAGCTCACCGTCGGTGTCGGGCGGCCGTTCGCGGTCCCCTTCAACGGCTCGGTGGCACCGATCGCGTTGTGGCCCTTGGCTGCCCGGTCGACGCGCCGGGCCATCGCGGCCGTCGAGCCCGACGTGATCCACGTCCACGAGCCCCTGGTGCCGTGGGTCGGTCTGGCCGCAGCGACCACCTCGTCGGCGCCGGTAATCGGGACCTTCCACGCCTGGTCGGACTCGTCGCGGCTGTACCGCACGGCCCGCCCGGTGGCCCGACGCATCGCCGAGGGGCTCGCGGTGCGCCTGGCGGTCAGCGAGGCCGCTGCGGGCTACCACGCCGGAGCGCTCGGCCTGCCGACGTCGCGGTTCCGGCTCGTGCCCAACGGCGTCGACGTGGCCCGCTTCGCCGACGCCGAACCCTTCGCCGACCTCGTCGACCCCGCGCGTCCCGCGTTGCTGTTCGTCGGCCGCCTGGAGCGGCGCAAGGGCCTCGAGCCGCTCGTGCGGGCCTTCACCCGGCTGAAGACCGACCGACCGGAGCTCCGACTGATCGTCGTCGGGGACGGCCCCGAGCGCGAACGCTGCGAGGGGCTGCTCCCGGCCGGGTTGCGCTCGGACGTGCGCTTCCTCGGGCGTGTGGATCACGACGATCTCCCCCGGTACTACGCCTCCTGCGACCTGGCGATCCAACCGTCCCTCGGGGGCGAGTCGTTCGGCATCGTGCTCCTCGAGGCCATGGCTGCCGGCAAGCCGCTGGTCGCCTCGGACATCCCTGGCTACCGCACGGTCGCGTCCGATGGTCGCCAGGGGCGACTGGTCGCCCCGAACGATCCGGCGGCCCTGGCGACCGCGATCGGTGCGCTGCTGGACAACCCGGCGCTGCGGACCGCGATGGCCGACGACGGGCGCAGGACGGTCGCCGAGTACGACTGGTCTCGGGTCGCGGCGCGCGTTGCCGATGTCTACCGGGAGGCCCGGGCGGGGTGA
- a CDS encoding DUF3048 domain-containing protein, whose translation MKLPSSAHRAVLASLVGGLVLTACSGSPDPVPAPAEAVTPAPTETPEPEPVLTARAPLTGVLVEDEVGVELAERPLLIAKIENSAAARPQAGLDRADVVIEELTEGGVTRFITLFHSHLPDEAGPVRSARPVDVAVASGFGKPVFAHSGARAQVQSMLAAAPMISLEEGAPGFMRVSDRRRPHNLFVRPADVLAAGIDRGATPITAPDWTFAEDAPDGAVTCAADAADCEDPGAGVTVRMSNSARAGWTYDEDAGVYRRDQNGEASTVTGEGRIGAANVVVLATRHYQDGCCDTNGSPYTETDVLGGDVALYWRDGQRFEGTWRKPTADAPLELLDADGAPFALKPGPTWLHLPSAASVAGL comes from the coding sequence GTGAAGCTCCCCTCCTCGGCGCACCGCGCCGTGCTCGCGTCGCTCGTCGGCGGCCTGGTGCTGACCGCCTGTTCCGGGTCGCCCGATCCCGTCCCGGCGCCCGCCGAGGCCGTGACACCGGCCCCCACCGAGACGCCAGAGCCGGAACCCGTCCTGACCGCCCGGGCACCGCTGACGGGCGTGCTCGTGGAGGACGAGGTCGGCGTCGAGCTCGCCGAGCGCCCCCTCCTGATCGCGAAGATCGAGAACAGCGCGGCCGCCCGCCCGCAGGCGGGGCTGGACCGCGCCGACGTCGTGATCGAGGAGCTGACCGAGGGCGGGGTCACCCGCTTCATCACCCTGTTCCACAGCCACCTCCCCGACGAGGCCGGTCCGGTCCGCTCGGCACGCCCGGTCGACGTCGCGGTGGCCAGTGGTTTCGGGAAGCCGGTGTTCGCGCACTCGGGTGCCCGAGCCCAGGTCCAGTCGATGCTCGCCGCAGCGCCGATGATCTCGCTCGAGGAGGGTGCGCCGGGTTTCATGCGCGTCTCGGACCGCCGTCGCCCGCACAACCTCTTCGTCCGTCCGGCCGACGTCCTGGCCGCCGGGATCGACCGGGGTGCGACCCCCATCACCGCACCCGACTGGACCTTCGCGGAGGACGCGCCTGACGGCGCGGTGACCTGTGCCGCGGACGCAGCGGACTGCGAGGACCCCGGTGCGGGTGTCACGGTGCGGATGTCGAACTCGGCTCGGGCCGGGTGGACCTACGACGAGGACGCCGGGGTGTACCGCCGCGACCAGAACGGTGAGGCCTCGACCGTCACGGGGGAGGGGCGCATCGGCGCCGCGAACGTCGTGGTGCTCGCCACCCGCCACTACCAGGACGGCTGCTGCGACACCAACGGTTCGCCGTACACCGAGACCGACGTGCTCGGCGGTGACGTGGCGCTCTACTGGCGCGACGGGCAGCGGTTCGAGGGGACCTGGCGCAAGCCCACCGCCGACGCGCCCCTCGAACTGCTCGACGCGGACGGCGCGCCCTTCGCGCTCAAGCCGGGCCCGACCTGGCTGCACCTGCCGAGCGCCGCGAGCGTCGCCGGCCTGTAG
- the pdxS gene encoding pyridoxal 5'-phosphate synthase lyase subunit PdxS, whose amino-acid sequence MTDQTRKTGSERVKRGLADMLKGGVIMDVVTPEQAVIAEEAGAVAVMALERVPADIRRDGGVARMSDPDMIDGITAAVSIPVMAKARIGHTVEAQVLQSLGVDYVDESEVLTPADEVHHIDKWRFEVPFVCGATNLGEALRRIAEGAAMIRSKGEAGTGNVVEATRHMRTIAGEIRRLATLDPTELYSAAKELRAPVELVQEVAETGRLPVVLFTAGGIATPADAAFMMQLGADGVFVGSGIFKSGDPARRARAIVEATTHFEDPSVIAKVSRGLGEPMVGIEIHTLPAEQRYADRGW is encoded by the coding sequence GTGACCGACCAGACCCGGAAGACCGGTAGCGAGCGCGTCAAGCGTGGTCTCGCCGACATGCTCAAGGGCGGCGTCATCATGGACGTCGTCACCCCCGAGCAGGCGGTCATCGCCGAGGAGGCCGGCGCCGTCGCGGTCATGGCCCTCGAGCGCGTCCCCGCCGACATCCGTCGTGACGGCGGGGTGGCCCGGATGAGCGACCCGGACATGATCGACGGCATCACCGCTGCGGTCAGCATCCCGGTCATGGCCAAGGCCCGCATCGGCCACACCGTCGAGGCCCAGGTCCTGCAGTCGCTCGGCGTGGACTACGTGGACGAGTCCGAGGTCCTCACCCCCGCCGACGAGGTCCACCACATCGACAAGTGGCGCTTCGAGGTGCCGTTCGTCTGCGGGGCGACCAACCTCGGCGAGGCGCTGCGCCGGATCGCCGAGGGCGCGGCGATGATCCGCTCCAAGGGTGAGGCCGGGACCGGCAACGTGGTCGAGGCGACGCGGCACATGCGCACGATCGCGGGCGAGATCCGTCGCCTCGCCACGCTCGACCCGACCGAGCTCTACAGCGCCGCGAAGGAGCTGCGCGCCCCGGTGGAGCTGGTCCAGGAGGTGGCCGAGACCGGTCGTCTTCCCGTGGTGCTGTTCACCGCAGGCGGCATCGCGACCCCCGCGGACGCGGCGTTCATGATGCAGCTCGGTGCGGACGGCGTCTTCGTCGGATCTGGCATCTTCAAGTCCGGTGACCCGGCTCGTCGGGCCCGGGCCATCGTCGAGGCGACCACGCACTTCGAGGACCCCTCGGTCATCGCCAAGGTGTCGCGCGGCCTCGGTGAGCCGATGGTCGGCATCGAGATCCACACGCTCCCGGCCGAGCAGCGGTACGCCGACCGCGGCTGGTGA
- the pdxT gene encoding pyridoxal 5'-phosphate synthase glutaminase subunit PdxT, translating into MSQAPPPGAPVVGVLALQGDVLEHLRALRRVGADAREVRTRPQLDEVDALVIPGGESTTIGRLLEVFDLLQPVRDRIRGGMPTLGTCAGMILLAGDLDQDRPQPLLGVLDVQVRRNAFGRQRESFDVQLPVPELGDEPVDVSFIRAPVVTDVRAADVEVLAAVELGPVLVRQGHVWAASFHPELTGDDRLHAAFVAAIPAGR; encoded by the coding sequence GTGTCGCAGGCGCCGCCGCCCGGGGCGCCCGTCGTGGGCGTCCTGGCGTTGCAGGGTGACGTCCTCGAGCACCTGCGTGCCCTGCGCCGGGTCGGGGCCGACGCGCGGGAGGTACGCACCCGACCGCAGCTCGACGAGGTCGATGCGCTCGTGATCCCGGGCGGTGAGTCGACCACGATCGGTCGTCTGCTGGAGGTCTTCGACCTCCTCCAGCCCGTCCGTGATCGCATCCGGGGCGGGATGCCGACGCTCGGCACCTGCGCCGGGATGATCCTGCTCGCCGGGGACCTCGACCAGGACCGGCCGCAGCCGCTGCTCGGCGTCCTCGACGTCCAGGTGCGCCGCAACGCCTTCGGGCGGCAGCGCGAGTCGTTCGACGTGCAGCTGCCGGTACCCGAGCTCGGGGACGAGCCGGTCGACGTCTCGTTCATCCGCGCGCCCGTGGTCACCGACGTGCGCGCCGCCGACGTCGAGGTCCTGGCAGCCGTCGAGCTCGGGCCCGTCCTGGTGCGCCAGGGCCACGTCTGGGCCGCCTCGTTCCACCCTGAGCTGACGGGCGACGATCGGCTGCACGCCGCCTTCGTCGCCGCCATCCCGGCCGGGCGCTGA
- a CDS encoding PaaI family thioesterase — protein sequence MTARERSYSWEDPTELARGGTQVSGLEYLRAMQAGDLPHPPICATVGFRFVGFEEGRAVMELEPSEHQYNTIGTVHGGVIVTLLDSVAGSAVHTTLPAGVGYTTVGITTSFVRAVRGDTGLLRAEGRLIRAGRRVALAEADLTDADGNLYAHATSNCLIVAP from the coding sequence GTGACGGCTCGAGAACGCAGCTACTCCTGGGAGGATCCGACCGAGCTCGCGCGCGGAGGGACCCAGGTGTCGGGGCTGGAGTACCTGAGAGCGATGCAGGCGGGTGACCTGCCGCATCCTCCGATCTGCGCCACCGTCGGTTTCCGCTTCGTGGGGTTCGAGGAGGGGCGTGCGGTCATGGAACTCGAGCCAAGCGAGCATCAGTACAACACGATCGGCACCGTCCACGGGGGCGTGATCGTGACGCTGCTGGACTCGGTCGCTGGTAGCGCTGTCCACACGACCTTGCCCGCGGGCGTGGGTTACACGACGGTGGGTATCACCACGTCCTTCGTGCGGGCCGTCCGCGGCGACACCGGCCTACTGCGTGCAGAAGGTCGGCTCATCCGAGCGGGGCGTCGCGTCGCCCTCGCGGAGGCCGATCTGACCGATGCCGACGGCAACCTCTACGCGCACGCCACGTCGAACTGCCTGATCGTCGCTCCCTGA
- a CDS encoding BTAD domain-containing putative transcriptional regulator: protein MGALEAGASPVDFSLLGALEVVVDGRALELGPPKQRTLLAVLLLHANQRVSTERLVELVWGDAPPRTAAHSVQVYVSDLRRLFEAAGAVDVIETRGPGYVLHAADEAVDTQRFEGLVITGSRLVRAGDAEGGAHALEVALRLWRGPALAEFAYAEFAQSHVRRLEELRLRAIEELSAARLQLGDAADALGDLSALLEQHPFRERARELQLLVLYRSGRQADALRTYEAYRRGLADELGVDPSLVLQQLQGRILLQDATLMPHRARANGDAEARNPFKGLRPFTEVDAEDFIGRSELVGALCDVLAGGARLVALVGPSGSGKSSLVAAGLLPALRAGAVDGSDRWRIGAMVPGADPSTEWQLALATASCRPSPSSPVEAAAPPAAAPATTTGTTLVVIDQFEELFTLADDEEAARFLAALTDTLWEGDGGVRVVVTLRGDFYDRPLLHPAFAELFTANVVNVLPLDLEALEHAVTEPARQVGVEVEPALLAELLTDTIGQPGALPLFQYALTELFEHRDGGAITLRCYRELGGIHGALSRRAEGTYAELGPRQRDLAEQVFLRLVTPGEGAADVRRRVTATELRGLELDPVELADVLERFGRHRLLTFDRDPITGDATVEVAHEALLDAWARLRTWIEEHRSDLHQLERLAAAVAEWEASGRDDDYLLTGSRLELYLDWQQRTALRLTGDAQAYLAASRSRRDEEVAQDAARRAHETGLRRRARTRLWGLFASVTLLAAVTTALVLAMQVAAPPDVAVITGGSTTPIGGLVVASAEQAGEELGFRVEITEPINDLTVANALDRGAPLVMLMAADIDDRSSEHPDRHFVILGYRGPYESSNVTYVDFAEHEGSYLVGAAAALTSETGRIGFIGGVDHPLIWTFQAGFEAGARQVVPDIEVDSVYLTRWPDDSGWASPTLGAQAAEELYRSGADVIYHAAGSSGFGLFETVVAESRRQGRHLWAIGVDVDEYLHDESTPAWRYGPEDWRPHILTSMLKRFDTAAHATLVDHQRGALEPGERMFDLANGGVDYATSGGFIDEHVPVLEELRRDIIAGRIVVPTVPD, encoded by the coding sequence GTGGGCGCCCTGGAAGCCGGGGCGAGCCCCGTGGACTTCTCGCTCCTCGGTGCGCTCGAGGTGGTCGTCGACGGGCGCGCGCTGGAGCTCGGTCCGCCGAAGCAGCGGACCCTGCTCGCGGTGCTGCTCCTGCATGCCAATCAGCGCGTGAGCACCGAGCGGCTGGTCGAGCTCGTCTGGGGTGATGCGCCGCCCCGCACGGCGGCACACTCGGTCCAGGTCTACGTGTCCGACCTGCGCCGACTCTTCGAGGCCGCCGGAGCCGTCGACGTCATCGAGACCCGAGGACCGGGCTACGTCCTGCACGCTGCCGACGAGGCGGTCGACACGCAGCGCTTCGAGGGGCTCGTCATCACCGGGAGCAGGCTGGTGCGCGCCGGTGACGCCGAAGGCGGTGCTCACGCTCTGGAGGTGGCGCTGCGGCTGTGGCGGGGTCCGGCGCTCGCAGAGTTCGCCTACGCCGAGTTCGCCCAATCCCACGTCCGTCGCCTCGAGGAGCTCCGCCTCCGCGCGATCGAGGAGCTATCGGCCGCCCGGCTGCAGCTGGGCGACGCCGCCGATGCCTTGGGCGACCTGTCGGCCCTGCTCGAGCAGCACCCCTTCCGCGAGCGCGCTCGGGAGCTGCAGCTGCTGGTCCTGTACCGCAGCGGGCGACAGGCCGACGCGCTGCGCACCTACGAGGCGTACCGGCGAGGGCTGGCCGACGAGCTCGGCGTCGACCCGTCCCTCGTCCTCCAGCAGCTCCAAGGCCGGATCCTCCTGCAGGACGCCACCCTGATGCCGCATCGTGCGAGAGCGAACGGTGACGCTGAGGCCCGCAACCCCTTCAAAGGGCTGCGGCCCTTCACCGAGGTCGACGCGGAGGACTTCATCGGTCGCAGCGAGCTCGTGGGCGCGCTCTGCGACGTCCTCGCCGGTGGCGCCCGACTGGTCGCGCTGGTCGGCCCGTCGGGGAGCGGGAAGTCGAGCCTCGTCGCCGCAGGACTGCTGCCGGCCCTGCGGGCCGGTGCGGTCGACGGCTCGGACCGGTGGCGCATCGGGGCGATGGTGCCGGGTGCCGACCCGAGCACGGAGTGGCAGCTGGCACTCGCGACCGCGTCCTGCCGACCGTCCCCCTCCTCTCCTGTCGAGGCTGCGGCACCGCCCGCCGCCGCGCCGGCGACGACGACGGGCACGACCCTGGTGGTGATCGATCAGTTCGAGGAGCTGTTCACCCTCGCGGACGACGAGGAGGCCGCCCGGTTCCTCGCTGCGCTCACCGACACCCTGTGGGAGGGCGACGGCGGCGTGCGGGTGGTCGTCACCTTGCGGGGCGACTTCTACGACCGACCGTTGCTCCACCCCGCGTTCGCCGAGCTGTTCACGGCGAACGTCGTCAACGTTCTCCCGCTGGACCTCGAGGCCCTCGAGCACGCCGTGACCGAGCCGGCCCGCCAGGTCGGTGTGGAGGTCGAGCCCGCACTGCTCGCCGAGCTCTTGACCGACACCATCGGGCAGCCCGGAGCGCTGCCGCTGTTCCAGTACGCGCTCACCGAGCTGTTCGAGCATCGCGACGGTGGAGCGATCACCCTGCGGTGCTACCGGGAGCTCGGTGGCATCCACGGTGCGCTGTCCCGCCGCGCCGAGGGCACCTACGCCGAACTCGGCCCCCGCCAGCGAGACCTCGCCGAGCAGGTCTTCCTGCGCCTCGTCACGCCCGGCGAGGGGGCCGCGGACGTGCGGCGCCGCGTGACCGCCACCGAACTGCGCGGACTCGAGCTGGATCCGGTCGAGCTGGCGGACGTCCTCGAGCGGTTCGGTCGGCACCGGCTGCTCACCTTCGACCGCGATCCGATCACCGGTGACGCGACCGTCGAGGTCGCGCACGAGGCGCTGCTGGACGCCTGGGCCCGGCTCCGAACGTGGATCGAAGAGCATCGGTCCGACCTGCACCAACTCGAGCGCCTCGCGGCTGCCGTCGCCGAGTGGGAGGCCTCGGGGCGAGACGACGACTACCTGCTGACGGGCAGCCGCCTGGAGCTGTACCTCGACTGGCAGCAACGCACGGCCCTGCGGCTGACCGGCGACGCGCAGGCCTACCTGGCGGCCAGCCGGTCCCGGCGTGACGAGGAGGTGGCGCAGGACGCGGCCAGGCGTGCACACGAGACCGGTCTCCGCCGCCGTGCCCGGACCCGACTGTGGGGCTTGTTCGCCTCCGTGACGCTGCTCGCGGCGGTCACCACGGCCCTCGTGCTCGCCATGCAAGTTGCCGCGCCGCCGGACGTCGCCGTGATCACCGGGGGGTCGACGACCCCGATCGGGGGTCTCGTCGTCGCGAGCGCCGAGCAGGCCGGCGAGGAGCTGGGGTTCAGGGTCGAGATCACGGAGCCCATCAACGACCTCACGGTGGCGAACGCTCTCGACCGTGGCGCCCCACTGGTCATGCTGATGGCCGCTGACATCGATGATCGCTCGTCCGAGCACCCCGACCGCCACTTCGTCATCCTCGGTTACCGGGGTCCGTACGAGTCGAGCAACGTGACGTACGTTGACTTCGCCGAGCACGAGGGCTCGTACCTCGTCGGCGCGGCGGCCGCGCTCACGAGCGAGACCGGGCGGATCGGCTTCATCGGCGGCGTCGACCACCCGCTCATCTGGACCTTCCAAGCGGGGTTCGAGGCGGGCGCGCGGCAGGTGGTCCCCGACATCGAGGTCGACAGCGTCTACCTGACCCGATGGCCGGACGACAGCGGTTGGGCCAGCCCGACGCTCGGCGCGCAGGCGGCCGAGGAGCTCTACCGGTCCGGCGCCGACGTGATCTACCACGCAGCCGGTTCCTCGGGCTTCGGGCTGTTCGAGACCGTGGTCGCCGAGAGCCGGCGACAGGGTCGCCACCTGTGGGCGATCGGCGTCGACGTCGACGAGTACCTCCATGACGAGTCGACGCCTGCGTGGCGCTACGGCCCCGAGGATTGGCGCCCCCACATCCTGACATCGATGCTCAAGCGGTTCGACACGGCAGCGCATGCCACGCTCGTGGATCACCAGCGCGGTGCCCTGGAGCCCGGTGAGCGCATGTTCGACCTCGCCAACGGCGGCGTCGACTACGCCACGAGCGGTGGCTTCATCGACGAGCACGTCCCGGTGCTCGAGGAGCTTCGCCGCGACATCATCGCCGGTCGGATCGTCGTCCCGACGGTGCCCGACTGA
- a CDS encoding transglycosylase domain-containing protein → MDPRIVLRPLGQLAAAVVLIAATAALVAAPVVPVLVVGSEVVGAAEATLLDAPPLPDELPIAAQLSTVHDHEGTRIAELAGEIRREPVALEDVPDVVIDAVLATEDSGFFEHRGVEHEAIVRAAGRNLAAGEITEGASTITQQYVKMTLLSPEQTIERKLQEVLLAVQLERRDSKEQILEGYLNAVYLGEGVYGVGTAADHYFSKPIGELTVAEAAVLAGSIQAPAVTNPVANEEAARGRRDIVIRQMLAQGRIDQETADEALASEIELDVRDRSFGEPFWIDTVKRLMYDPDAALQPGLQEALGASIDERIDAIFEGGLRIETTLDRGLMGMAREAIGAYLTDAASDPMGAVISVEHATGAMRTFALGPHDFGRCDPDDDEPCTLTTTNPTVPWGGGSGRQSGSAFKPFVAAAALVDGFDRRTVPVRRDGDEDDDDDDDRDQPGGPLEYDSPSGEEIEPCGAEDEPYEPRNYGDTDAGVIGLYEAMQRSVNTYFVQLARDVGIQRVAEVAMDHGLRWGNLADFGPVDCSIGLGSAEVFPLGMTLGYGTWTNGGVRCEPYVIERVLDRDGEVLYEHEPRCERVIDRDTARQLREVLRGPVQPGGTAARVGSTVERGVFGKTGTTNSHVDAWFVGAAGELTTSAWVGYEQPRPMESVSIGGTRYEAVTGGTIPAGIWADYISAAFD, encoded by the coding sequence GTGGACCCCCGGATCGTGCTGCGACCCCTCGGACAGCTCGCGGCTGCCGTGGTGCTGATCGCGGCCACCGCCGCGCTGGTGGCGGCCCCGGTCGTGCCCGTCCTGGTGGTCGGCTCGGAGGTCGTCGGCGCCGCGGAGGCCACGCTCCTCGACGCGCCACCGCTGCCCGACGAGCTGCCGATCGCCGCGCAGCTGTCGACCGTCCACGATCACGAGGGCACGCGCATCGCCGAACTCGCGGGGGAGATCCGACGCGAGCCCGTCGCGCTCGAGGACGTCCCGGACGTGGTGATCGACGCCGTGCTGGCCACCGAGGACAGCGGGTTCTTCGAGCACCGGGGCGTCGAGCACGAGGCGATCGTCCGCGCCGCGGGGCGCAACCTGGCAGCGGGCGAGATCACCGAGGGGGCCTCCACCATCACCCAGCAGTACGTGAAGATGACCCTCCTGAGCCCCGAGCAGACCATCGAGCGCAAGCTCCAGGAGGTGCTCCTGGCCGTCCAACTCGAACGGCGCGACTCCAAGGAGCAGATCCTCGAGGGCTACCTCAACGCCGTCTACCTCGGCGAGGGGGTGTACGGCGTCGGTACCGCGGCCGATCACTACTTCTCCAAGCCCATCGGTGAGCTGACGGTGGCCGAGGCGGCGGTCCTCGCCGGCAGCATCCAGGCACCGGCGGTGACCAACCCGGTCGCCAACGAGGAGGCGGCGCGGGGCCGGCGGGACATCGTCATCCGTCAGATGCTCGCCCAGGGACGCATCGACCAGGAGACCGCCGACGAGGCGCTCGCCAGCGAGATCGAACTGGACGTCCGCGACCGCAGCTTCGGCGAGCCGTTCTGGATCGACACGGTCAAGCGCCTGATGTACGACCCCGACGCGGCCCTGCAGCCGGGCCTCCAGGAGGCGCTCGGTGCGAGCATCGACGAACGCATCGACGCCATCTTCGAGGGAGGGCTGCGCATCGAGACCACGCTCGACCGCGGCTTGATGGGGATGGCACGCGAGGCGATCGGCGCCTACCTCACCGACGCCGCCTCGGACCCGATGGGTGCGGTGATCAGCGTCGAGCACGCCACCGGGGCGATGCGCACCTTCGCCCTCGGTCCGCACGATTTCGGTCGCTGCGACCCGGACGACGACGAGCCGTGCACCCTGACCACGACCAACCCCACCGTGCCCTGGGGCGGCGGGTCCGGTCGCCAGTCGGGATCGGCGTTCAAGCCGTTCGTGGCCGCCGCCGCCCTCGTCGACGGGTTCGACCGGCGCACGGTCCCCGTCCGTCGCGACGGGGACGAGGACGATGACGATGACGACGATCGGGATCAGCCCGGCGGGCCGCTGGAGTACGACTCGCCCTCCGGGGAGGAGATCGAGCCCTGCGGGGCGGAGGACGAGCCCTACGAGCCGCGCAACTACGGCGACACCGATGCGGGGGTCATCGGTCTCTACGAGGCGATGCAGCGCTCGGTCAACACCTACTTCGTCCAGCTGGCCCGCGACGTCGGCATCCAACGCGTCGCCGAGGTCGCGATGGACCACGGGCTGCGGTGGGGCAACCTCGCCGATTTCGGCCCGGTGGACTGCTCGATCGGCCTCGGCTCGGCGGAGGTCTTCCCGCTCGGTATGACGCTCGGCTACGGGACGTGGACCAACGGCGGCGTGCGGTGCGAGCCGTACGTCATCGAGCGCGTCCTCGATCGTGACGGCGAGGTCCTCTACGAGCACGAGCCCCGGTGCGAGCGGGTCATCGACCGCGACACGGCGCGTCAGCTGCGCGAGGTGCTGCGGGGCCCGGTCCAGCCGGGAGGGACGGCCGCACGGGTCGGCAGCACCGTCGAGCGCGGGGTCTTCGGCAAGACGGGGACGACCAACAGCCACGTGGACGCCTGGTTCGTCGGAGCCGCCGGCGAGCTGACGACGTCGGCGTGGGTCGGCTACGAGCAGCCACGCCCGATGGAGAGCGTGTCCATCGGAGGCACCCGGTACGAGGCGGTCACCGGCGGCACCATCCCGGCCGGCATCTGGGCGGACTACATCTCGGCGGCCTTCGACTGA
- a CDS encoding YebC/PmpR family DNA-binding transcriptional regulator: protein MSGHSKWSTIKHKKAAKDARRGKTWAKLIRQIEVAARGAGTGDPEASPSLALAVQKAKDAEVPKDTIERACKRGAGELEGAAAYEPAQYEGYASGGVAVLVDVLTDNRNRTAADVRSAFTKSGGSLAEPGSVAFLFTRRGRVLLPKAGADEDELMLVGLEAGMEDLEADSETYTAWCDPSDVADLRAALEQAGFEVQESGSTMVPASTVPIAEVSEAKKVLRLLDDLDDNDDVQDVYANFDIPEDLLEDLEA from the coding sequence ATGTCCGGCCACAGCAAGTGGTCCACCATCAAGCACAAGAAGGCCGCCAAGGACGCGCGGCGTGGCAAGACGTGGGCGAAGCTGATCCGTCAGATCGAGGTGGCCGCCCGCGGGGCCGGGACGGGGGACCCCGAGGCGTCGCCGTCCCTCGCCCTGGCGGTGCAGAAGGCCAAGGACGCCGAGGTCCCCAAGGACACCATCGAGCGGGCGTGCAAGCGTGGCGCCGGTGAGCTCGAGGGCGCCGCCGCCTACGAGCCGGCGCAGTACGAGGGCTACGCATCCGGCGGGGTCGCGGTCCTGGTCGACGTGCTGACCGACAACCGCAACCGCACGGCAGCCGACGTGCGCAGCGCCTTCACCAAGTCCGGGGGGAGCCTCGCGGAGCCGGGATCGGTCGCTTTCCTGTTCACCCGTCGCGGGCGGGTGCTCCTGCCGAAGGCGGGCGCCGACGAGGACGAGCTCATGCTCGTCGGGCTCGAGGCCGGGATGGAGGACCTCGAGGCGGACTCGGAGACCTACACCGCCTGGTGCGACCCCTCCGACGTGGCGGACCTGCGCGCGGCCCTCGAGCAGGCTGGCTTCGAGGTCCAGGAGTCCGGGTCGACGATGGTGCCGGCGTCCACGGTCCCGATCGCCGAGGTCAGCGAGGCCAAGAAGGTGCTGCGGCTGCTCGACGACCTCGACGACAACGACGACGTCCAGGACGTCTACGCCAACTTCGACATCCCCGAGGACCTCCTCGAGGACCTCGAGGCCTGA